A genomic region of Paracholeplasma morum contains the following coding sequences:
- a CDS encoding helix-turn-helix domain-containing protein, giving the protein MRKNKRLSYEEKLLICTIYEKGEGSLRQLASQFGVSKSAIEVLIFKYSKFGAEALRMQGMNQSYTETLKNEVVESYRNGAGSYY; this is encoded by the coding sequence TTAAGTTATGAAGAAAAATTACTTATTTGCACGATATATGAGAAAGGCGAAGGGTCACTTAGACAGTTAGCAAGTCAGTTTGGCGTAAGCAAAAGCGCAATAGAGGTACTGATTTTCAAATATAGTAAGTTTGGTGCTGAAGCATTACGTATGCAAGGTATGAATCAAAGTTATACTGAAACATTAAAAAATGAAGTTGTTGAATCATATAGGAATGGTGCTGGAAGTTATTAT